Proteins found in one Crassostrea angulata isolate pt1a10 chromosome 3, ASM2561291v2, whole genome shotgun sequence genomic segment:
- the LOC128178540 gene encoding uncharacterized protein LOC128178540 yields MTMKLNPEHVGVKRKYVDDIEGRPVKRISPFHNTPKERKEERRKILKMSIQKLRQMEDPEYFLTRSVLINNTLKKLQQEIREEKQYQGYKNCIYKYRPSYGYDVLNNSYLTSADSVFEDPFSLPDESEKIITDQLTQRLVNEGQEDQKSSDSPKADPEICATVLPETESFYVNEGESDVDSMSVSAQVQRSCSERQIYSTDIDVLNNLIHALEET; encoded by the coding sequence ATGACCATGAAATTAAACCCTGAACATGTTGGCGTCAAGAGAAAATATGTGGACGATATTGAGGGTCGTCCAGTGAAAAGAATTTCACCTTTTCACAACACCCCTAAGGAACGAAAGGAAGAAAGgaggaaaattttaaagatgtcCATTCAGAAACTGAGACAGATGGAAGACCCTGAATACTTCCTTACTCGGTCAGTGTTgataaacaacacccttaaaaAACTGCAACAAGAGATACGCGAAGAAAAACAGTATCAGGGCTACAAAAACTGCATCTACAAATACAGGCCTAGTTATGGATACGATGTATTAAATAACAGTTATCTAACATCGGCGGATTCCGTGTTCGAGGATCCGTTTTCCCTTCCCGATGAATCGGAAAAAATAATCACGGACCAATTGACTCAAAGGTTGGTGAATGAAGGTCAGGAGGACCAAAAGAGTTCAGACTCCCCAAAGGCGGATCCAGAAATCTGTGCGACGGTTCTACCCGAAACTGAGTCGTTTTATGTTAACGAGGGTGAAAGTGATGTAGACTCTATGTCTGTGAGTGCCCAAGTGCAGAGATCGTGCAGCGAGAGACAGATATACAGTACTGATATAGATGTGTTAAACAATCTGATTCATGCCTTGGAAGAGACGTGA